One window from the genome of Salvia miltiorrhiza cultivar Shanhuang (shh) chromosome 7, IMPLAD_Smil_shh, whole genome shotgun sequence encodes:
- the LOC130993950 gene encoding uncharacterized protein LOC130993950 — MNPENGGGQCVEAVDGKQFDDLYKATMENRWSQVLQILKENNTLHHTKLTKSLETALHVAISTYHPKTPSSHLTHMIQLMKSSGTLATVLATENQRGDTPLHLAAAVGCLPIIDSLQEQDLLQPPLHSRNKKGETPLFLAALHGNLAVFRRLHKLKPQDESLARRKDGNTILHKAIFEENFELAYEIICKYSKMVKSINEDGESPLHVLAKKPNVFKSSSHLRFYDSIIYYCVFVEKLNDEKFSNGSPDDSTAAPLETKLKYPDNYTTCVKIFLIIRDSIIVIFKNNRPSDEENQYHQQKRALNSAIAKGKKGYRSYHDLFPVNYDTCIDLFKFAMKVILIILGVGFWRVHKINEKKKRYLNAMDVLDKMLEDESGYKYDNNGQRPQLDPQEVSGKIEIPKAPPQFDVDDNTIAAPTSSSNPPPHSNAQNNQGSQLQFSTILTCCGFNTKEITIALTKQ, encoded by the exons ATGAATCCGGAAAACGGAGGAGGGCAGTGTGTAGAGGCGGTGGACGGCAAGCAGTTCGATGATCTGTATAAGGCGACAATGGAGAACCGATGGAGCCAAGTGTTACAAATTCTCAAGGAAAACAACACCCTTCACCACACCAAGCTGACCAAGTCACTGGAGACGGCTTTGCACGTCGCAATCTCCACTTACCATCCTAAAACACCCTCCTCCCACCTCACGCACATGATTCAACTCATGAAGAGCAGTGGCACGCTAGCCACCGTGCTGGCGACGGAGAACCAGAGAGGAGACACCCCTCTCCATCTCGCGGCTGCCGTTGGATGCCTACCCATCATCGACAGCCTCCAGGAACAGGATCTCCTCCAGCCCCCCCTCCACAGTCGGAACAAAAAGGGGGAGACGCCCTTGTTCCTGGCCGCTCTTCACGGCAACCTCGCTGTTTTCCGCCGTCTGCACAAACTTAAGCCCCAAGACGAGTCTCTCGCCCGCAGGAAAGATGGAAATACCATCCTGCACAAAGCTATTTTCGAAGAAAACTTCG AATTAGCTTATGAGATCATTTGCAAGTATTCAAAGATGGTGAAGTCTATAAATGAAGATGGAGAATCTCCCCTCCATGTCTTGGCCAAGAAACCGAATGTGTTCAAAAGCAGCTCCCATCTTCGATTCTATGACTCCATCATTTACTACT GTGTGTTTGTTGAAAAGTTAAACGATGAAAAGTTCAGCAACGGAAGCCCAGATGATTCGACGGCAGCTCCCTTGGAAACTAAGCTTAAATATCCAGACAACTACACAACATGTGTGAAAATCTTTCTAATTATTCGAG ATAGTATTATTGTAATCTTCAAGAATAATCGACCCAGTGATGAAGAAAATCAGTATCACCAACAAAAAAGAGCTCTAA ACTCAGCTATTGCCAAGGGAAAGAAGGGATACAGAAGCTATCATGATTTATTTCCTGTCAACTACGATACTTGCATAGATCTTTTCAAATTTGCAATGAAGGTCATCCTTATTATCCTTGGAGTTG GATTTTGGAGGGTACATAAGATAAACGAAAAGAAGAAACGATACCTAAATGCGATGGATGTTTTGGATAAAATGTTGGAGGATGAATCAGGATACAAATATGATAACAACGGTCAACGCCCTCAACTTGATCCACAAGAAGTTTCTGGAAAAATCGAAATCCCCAAAGCGCCGCCTCAGTTTGATGTTGATGATAACACAATAGCTGCGCCAACATCTTCATCCAATCCTCCTCCTCACTCCAATGCTCAAAACAATCAAGGTTCACAACTTCAATTTTCCACTATTCTCACTTGTTGCGGATTCAACACCAAAGAAATCACAATTGCTTTAACAAAGCAATGA